A single window of Hyla sarda isolate aHylSar1 chromosome 2, aHylSar1.hap1, whole genome shotgun sequence DNA harbors:
- the LOC130358591 gene encoding guanylate cyclase soluble subunit beta-2-like isoform X1 has protein sequence MPLVNERRLLQGSTNKPSTGSSHTVFLLRTMYGFINTCLKSLVIEKFGEDTWQELKILAEVQDTFMTYEVYDDVITLRMVKEACKMLSLSEEEVLKLFGAYFFSFCKQSGYDRMLRTLGGNLTEFIENLDALHSFLTLSYKEMNAPSFRVEKTNDGTMLLHYYSDRIGLCHIVPGIIESVAKDFFNSDVTMRIIYQTEEKERTGKREHVIFEVLQKLEGQKRSIKPKKNSVNKAQEIRESQREVMQSNDTNNVLVKKTRWDIIRNVVRFGKGSLLSTFQPVYPSRLWMDEKAFCNEFPFHIVFDKQLKVKQAGVNIQKYVPGIQTMDITLDDYFTIVHPQVTFTISNIQMFTNSQFVLKTKKEMMPESWKKHPMLKLRGHMIWMDSIQCMIYICSPKLRSLQEVEERSMHISDIAKHDVTRDLILLNHQRLAEMELSNQLERKKEELHILSKNLEIEKKKTEALLYAMLPQHVANQLKEGKKVQAGEFQTCTILFSDVVTFTNICSACEPIQIVNMLNAMYSRFDRLTSVHDVYKVETIGDAYMVVGGVPVPVETHVQKVANFALGMRLAAKEVISPVSGDPIQIRVGIHTGPVLAGVVGDKMPRYCLFGDTVNTASRMESHGVPDKIHLSPTSFNALKHLNFEIVERGVIEVKGKGKMRTYFLLKNLQLSEEEIMGKQNHQDPEPNPKCTIDSTELGNSEACTETESVEKGETEEKRGDLHGTESMSKTCRLL, from the exons ATGCCACTGGTGAATGAGAGAAGATTATTACAGGGATCCACTAACAAGCCATCCACAGGGAGCAGTCACACTGTCTTTTTACTGAGAACCATG TATGGATTTATTAATACCTGTTTAAAATCACTTGTGATCGAAAAATTTGGGGAGGACACCTGGCAAGAATTAAA AATCCTTGCTGAGGTCCAGGATACATTTATGACTTATGAAGTTTATGATGATGTAATTACACTGAGAATGGTCAAAGAAGCTTGCAAAATGCTTA GTCTATCTGAAGAAGAAGTCCTGAAGCTATTTGGAGCTTATTTCTTCTCCTTCTGTAAGCAGTCTGGATACGATCGAATGTTAAGAACTTTGGGAGGGAATCTAACAGAGTTTATTGAGAATCTAGATGCTCTTCATAGCTTCCTGACGCTTTCTTACAAG GAAATGAATGCTCCTTCCTTTCGAGTGGAAAAAACAAATGATGGGACCATGCTCCTTCATTACTACTCGGACAGAATAGGTTTATGTCACATAGTTCCAG GAATTATAGAATCTGTGGCGAAAGATTTCTTCAATAGTGATGTAACCATGCGAATCATCTATCAAACTGAGGAGAAGGAACGCACGGGAAAGAGAGAACACGTCATCTTTGAAGTTCTCCAGAAGTTGGAGGGCCAAAAAAGAAGCATTAAACCAAAGAAGAATTCGGTAAATAAAGCACAAGAGATCAGGGAGAGTCAG AGAGAAGTAATGCAATCAAATGATACAAATAATGTTCTGGTAAAGAAGACTCGCTGGGATATCATCAGAAATGTTGTTAGGTTTGGAAAAG GAAGTTTGCTAAGTACCTTTCAGCCAGTGTATCCCAGCAGACTGTGGATGGATGAGAAGGCATTCTGCAATGAGTTCCCCTTCCATATTGTGTTTGACAAACAA CTGAAAGTGAAGCAGGCCGGAGTGAACATACAGAAATATGTGCCAGGAATCCAAACTATGGACATCACATTAGATGACTATTTCACTATAGTCCATCCTCAAGTTACTTTCACCATTTCTAACATTCAGATGTTTACTAATAGTCAGTTTGTTCTGAAGACAAAGAAAGAGATGATGCCGGAATCCTGGAAGAAGCATCCAATGCTGAAGCTCAGAG GACACATGATATGGATGGATTCCATACAATGTATGATCTACATATGTTCTCCGAAGCTGCGCAGTTTGCAGGAAGTAGAAGAGAGGAGCATGCATATATCTGATATAGCCAAACATGATGTAACAAGAGACCTCATTCTTTTGAACCATCAAAGACTGGCAGAAATGGAGCTGTCCAACCAGCTGGAGCGAAAGAAGGAAGAGCTGCATATATTGTCTAAAAACCTGGAGATTGAGAAGAAAAAAACCGAGGCATTGTTGTATGCTATGCTTCCCCAGCATGTGGCCAACCAGTTAAAGGAAGGCAAAAAGGTCCAAGCAG GAGAGTTTCAGACGTGTACAATACTTTTCAGTGATGTGGTGACATTCACGAACATATGTTCTGCTTGTGAGCCCATCCAAATAGTCAACATGCTGAATGCAATGTATTCAAGATTTGATCGCCTGACAAGTGTGCATGATGTCTACAAG GTTGAGACCATTGGCGATGCTTACATGGTGGTTGGAGGAGTACCAGTTCCTGTTGAAACTCATGTGCAAAAAGTGGCCAACTTTGCCCTGGGCATGAGATTAGCAGCAAAAGAAGTTATAAGCCCTGTATCTGGAGACCCTATTCag ATCAGGGTTGGGATCCACACTGGGCCTGTGTTAGCTGGAGTTGTTGGAGATAAGATGCCACGGTACTGCTTGTTTGGAGACACGGTGAATACAGCTTCCAGGATGGAAAGCCACGGGGTTCCAGATAAAATTCACCTCAGTCCAACAAGTTTCAA TGCCCTGAAACATCTAAACTTTGAAATTGTGGAAAGAGGAGTCATTGAAGTAAAAGGCAAAGGTAAAATGAGGACATATTTCTTGTTAAAGAATTTGCAGTTATCAGAAGAGGAAATTATGGGAAAGCAAAATCATCAGGACCCAGAGCCAAATCCTAAGTGCACTATAG ACTCAACTGAATTGGGAAATTCTGAGGCTTGTACTGAAACTGAATCGGTAGAGAAAGGGGAAACAGAAGAGAAGAGAGGTGATCTGCATGGGACAGAGTCCATGTCCAAGACGTGTCGTCTACTGTAG
- the LOC130358591 gene encoding guanylate cyclase soluble subunit beta-2-like isoform X2, translated as MPLVNERRLLQGSTNKPSTGSSHTVFLLRTMYGFINTCLKSLVIEKFGEDTWQELKILAEVQDTFMTYEVYDDVITLRMVKEACKMLSLSEEEVLKLFGAYFFSFCKQSGYDRMLRTLGGNLTEFIENLDALHSFLTLSYKEMNAPSFRVEKTNDGTMLLHYYSDRIGLCHIVPGIIESVAKDFFNSDVTMRIIYQTEEKERTGKREHVIFEVLQKLEGQKRSIKPKKNSREVMQSNDTNNVLVKKTRWDIIRNVVRFGKGSLLSTFQPVYPSRLWMDEKAFCNEFPFHIVFDKQLKVKQAGVNIQKYVPGIQTMDITLDDYFTIVHPQVTFTISNIQMFTNSQFVLKTKKEMMPESWKKHPMLKLRGHMIWMDSIQCMIYICSPKLRSLQEVEERSMHISDIAKHDVTRDLILLNHQRLAEMELSNQLERKKEELHILSKNLEIEKKKTEALLYAMLPQHVANQLKEGKKVQAGEFQTCTILFSDVVTFTNICSACEPIQIVNMLNAMYSRFDRLTSVHDVYKVETIGDAYMVVGGVPVPVETHVQKVANFALGMRLAAKEVISPVSGDPIQIRVGIHTGPVLAGVVGDKMPRYCLFGDTVNTASRMESHGVPDKIHLSPTSFNALKHLNFEIVERGVIEVKGKGKMRTYFLLKNLQLSEEEIMGKQNHQDPEPNPKCTIDSTELGNSEACTETESVEKGETEEKRGDLHGTESMSKTCRLL; from the exons ATGCCACTGGTGAATGAGAGAAGATTATTACAGGGATCCACTAACAAGCCATCCACAGGGAGCAGTCACACTGTCTTTTTACTGAGAACCATG TATGGATTTATTAATACCTGTTTAAAATCACTTGTGATCGAAAAATTTGGGGAGGACACCTGGCAAGAATTAAA AATCCTTGCTGAGGTCCAGGATACATTTATGACTTATGAAGTTTATGATGATGTAATTACACTGAGAATGGTCAAAGAAGCTTGCAAAATGCTTA GTCTATCTGAAGAAGAAGTCCTGAAGCTATTTGGAGCTTATTTCTTCTCCTTCTGTAAGCAGTCTGGATACGATCGAATGTTAAGAACTTTGGGAGGGAATCTAACAGAGTTTATTGAGAATCTAGATGCTCTTCATAGCTTCCTGACGCTTTCTTACAAG GAAATGAATGCTCCTTCCTTTCGAGTGGAAAAAACAAATGATGGGACCATGCTCCTTCATTACTACTCGGACAGAATAGGTTTATGTCACATAGTTCCAG GAATTATAGAATCTGTGGCGAAAGATTTCTTCAATAGTGATGTAACCATGCGAATCATCTATCAAACTGAGGAGAAGGAACGCACGGGAAAGAGAGAACACGTCATCTTTGAAGTTCTCCAGAAGTTGGAGGGCCAAAAAAGAAGCATTAAACCAAAGAAGAATTCG AGAGAAGTAATGCAATCAAATGATACAAATAATGTTCTGGTAAAGAAGACTCGCTGGGATATCATCAGAAATGTTGTTAGGTTTGGAAAAG GAAGTTTGCTAAGTACCTTTCAGCCAGTGTATCCCAGCAGACTGTGGATGGATGAGAAGGCATTCTGCAATGAGTTCCCCTTCCATATTGTGTTTGACAAACAA CTGAAAGTGAAGCAGGCCGGAGTGAACATACAGAAATATGTGCCAGGAATCCAAACTATGGACATCACATTAGATGACTATTTCACTATAGTCCATCCTCAAGTTACTTTCACCATTTCTAACATTCAGATGTTTACTAATAGTCAGTTTGTTCTGAAGACAAAGAAAGAGATGATGCCGGAATCCTGGAAGAAGCATCCAATGCTGAAGCTCAGAG GACACATGATATGGATGGATTCCATACAATGTATGATCTACATATGTTCTCCGAAGCTGCGCAGTTTGCAGGAAGTAGAAGAGAGGAGCATGCATATATCTGATATAGCCAAACATGATGTAACAAGAGACCTCATTCTTTTGAACCATCAAAGACTGGCAGAAATGGAGCTGTCCAACCAGCTGGAGCGAAAGAAGGAAGAGCTGCATATATTGTCTAAAAACCTGGAGATTGAGAAGAAAAAAACCGAGGCATTGTTGTATGCTATGCTTCCCCAGCATGTGGCCAACCAGTTAAAGGAAGGCAAAAAGGTCCAAGCAG GAGAGTTTCAGACGTGTACAATACTTTTCAGTGATGTGGTGACATTCACGAACATATGTTCTGCTTGTGAGCCCATCCAAATAGTCAACATGCTGAATGCAATGTATTCAAGATTTGATCGCCTGACAAGTGTGCATGATGTCTACAAG GTTGAGACCATTGGCGATGCTTACATGGTGGTTGGAGGAGTACCAGTTCCTGTTGAAACTCATGTGCAAAAAGTGGCCAACTTTGCCCTGGGCATGAGATTAGCAGCAAAAGAAGTTATAAGCCCTGTATCTGGAGACCCTATTCag ATCAGGGTTGGGATCCACACTGGGCCTGTGTTAGCTGGAGTTGTTGGAGATAAGATGCCACGGTACTGCTTGTTTGGAGACACGGTGAATACAGCTTCCAGGATGGAAAGCCACGGGGTTCCAGATAAAATTCACCTCAGTCCAACAAGTTTCAA TGCCCTGAAACATCTAAACTTTGAAATTGTGGAAAGAGGAGTCATTGAAGTAAAAGGCAAAGGTAAAATGAGGACATATTTCTTGTTAAAGAATTTGCAGTTATCAGAAGAGGAAATTATGGGAAAGCAAAATCATCAGGACCCAGAGCCAAATCCTAAGTGCACTATAG ACTCAACTGAATTGGGAAATTCTGAGGCTTGTACTGAAACTGAATCGGTAGAGAAAGGGGAAACAGAAGAGAAGAGAGGTGATCTGCATGGGACAGAGTCCATGTCCAAGACGTGTCGTCTACTGTAG